The Ictalurus furcatus strain D&B chromosome 5, Billie_1.0, whole genome shotgun sequence genome includes a region encoding these proteins:
- the si:dkey-72l14.3 gene encoding glyco_hydro_56 domain-containing protein: protein MDHRRTSNPLFPLLLLLFVDCPCLSGPARSPLLPGQPFLILWAVPNKDCLGRPDPSAFGMEWEGRVAEFYEDSLGLYPYFNTEGEPVNGGLPQHTSLERHLQKVEGDLTATLPQTGMPGLGVLRWKEWEPQWSRNLGNQRRYLQKSRALLRGFFPGWSTDEVEKWAQVDFEAAAQFILMETLRELKRLRPQRLWGMAPYPSCYNSDPNQMLLGNYTGHCSAAEMALNDELMWLWKRSDALYPILALEKLPDGTKGAWLYASNQIREALRVAALAGTTFELPVFPLVKSMYISSSSFLSEAYLVNTVGESAALGAAGVIIWDRFLTTKTQRLCSDLTSYVQEVLGPYAVNVTMATRLCSMSLCKGLGRCVRKKAEDPVYLHLPPAHFLLLRRGAEGIRATGQLPQYYLDGWRRDFHCHWFEALEAAAADQESVGIESGGQRSLPTVKPNNIAIHTVGTDGQSEGIEETFGQSEETVAPMTPAEQEPSKSGCPAHFVTIILLCVPTFFSFTNFNF, encoded by the exons ATGGATCATAGAAGAACCTCCAACCCCCTTTTCCCTCTCCTTCTGCTCCTCTTTGTCGATTGTCCATGTCTGAGTGGGCCAGCACGCTCTCCTCTCCTGCCTGGTCAGCCCTTCCTGATTCTTTGGGCCGTACCAAACAAGGACTGTCTTGGTCGCCCTGATCCGTCAGCTTTCGGAATGGAGTGGGAGGGACGTGTTGCTGAATTTTATGAGGACTCACTGGGACTTTACCCATATTTCAATACAGAGGGAGAGCCTGTGAATGGCGGCCTGCCCCAGCACACCAGCCTGGAGCGCCACCTTCAGAAAGTGGAAGGGGACCTTACAGCAACTTTGCCACAGACAGGAATGCCTGGCCTCGGAGTGCTGAGGTGGAAGGAGTGGGAGCCACAGTGGAGCCGAAACCTGGGGAATCAGCGGAGGTATTTGCAGAAATCACGAGCATTGCTCCGGGGTTTTTTCCCAGGCTGGAGCACAGACGAGGTGGAGAAATGGGCTCAG GTGGACTTTGAAGCAGCAGCCCAATTCATACTCATGGAGACCCTGAGAGAGCTCAAGAGACTCCGCCCACAGAGACTGTGGGGCATGGCTCCATACCCAAGCTGCTACAACTCTGATCCCAATCAGATGCTGCTAGGCAATTACACGGGCCACTGCTCTGCTGCAGAGATGGCACTAAATGATGAGCTCATGTGGCTATGGAAGCGAAGTGATGCACTTTACCCAATCCTTGCACTGGAGAAACTCCCCGATGGAACTAAGGGTGCATGGCTGTATGCATCCAATCAGATCAGAGAGGCATTAAGAGTGGCAGCTCTAGCAGGGACAACATTTGAGCTTCCAGTTTTTCCACTGGTCAAGAGTATGTACATCTCTTCCAGTAGCTTTCTCTCCGAG gCTTATTTGGTGAATACAGTGGGAGAGAGTGCTGCACTGGGTGCAGCAGGAGTCATTATCTGGGACAGATTCCTTACTACTAAAACACAg AGGTTGTGCTCTGATCTTACCTCATACGTGCAAGAAGTCCTTGGCCCCTATGCTGTCAACGTAACCATGGCAACACGTCTTTGCAGCATGTCACTTTGCAAGGGCCTTGGCCGCTGTGTACGCAAGAAAGCAGAAGACCCTGTCTACCTGCACCTTCCTCCTGCCCACTTCCTGCTGCTACGCCGGGGAGCAGAGGGCATCCGAGCAACGGGGCAACTCCCCCAGTATTACCTGGATGGGTGGAGACGGGACTTTCACTGCCATTGGTTTGAGGCATTGGAAGCAGCAGCTGCTGATCAGGAGTCAGTTGGGATTGAGAGTGGTGGTCAGAGGTCACTGCCCACAGTAAAGCCAAACAATATTGCTATTCATACTGTGGGCACAGATGGTCAGAGTGAAGGGATTGAGGAGACATTTGGGCAAAGTGAGGAGACAGTGGCTCCCATGACGCCTGCTGAACAAGAACCGTCAAAAAGTGGCTGCCCCGCCCACTTTGTGACCATCATACTTCTCTGTGTTCCGACATTCTTCAGCTTCACAAACTTTAACTTCTAA